The DNA sequence GATGTCATCCGCCGGGTGGCCGACCAAACCCACCTGCTCTCCCTCAACGCTGCCATCGAAGCGGCCCGAGCCGGCCATGAAAGCCGCGGCTTCGCCGTGGTTGCCGCCGAAGTGCGGCGTCTTTCCGAGCATACCCATGAGGCGCTGCGGGATGCAGTACGCACCGTGGAAGATATTCGCAAGGAAGCCACCGACGTGGCAGCCATGGCCGCCAACGTGGGCAGCCAGGTGGAAACGGAAACCGCCCACGCCGATGCCGCCGAAAACGCCTTGCGCCGCATCGGGGAGATCATCGACGAGTCGGCCCGGGAACTGACGGAGATCGCCGACACCACCGCCGCCCAGACCAAGGCTGTGGAATCCATTGCCCAGGCCATCGCCAGCGCGTCGGCCTCCACCCACCGGGTGGCCGACTCGGCCGAAACCGTGGCCGGCGCCGCCACCCAGCTGCAGCGGCAAATGGCGGGCGCCCGCCGCAACGTCATGTCCATGTCCCTGACCTACACCGACGAAGACATCCTGGAACTGAGCAAGGCGGACCATCTCCACTGGACCGCCCGCCTGCTGAACATGCTGGCGGGCCGTGACCAATTGCGACCGGAGCAAATCCTGCCGCCCGAAGCGTGCCGTTTGGGCAAGCTGCTGGCCGGGGTGCCCGCCCACATCCGGCAGAATCCGGTGCACCAGCGGCTAACCCAAGTGCACAACGACATCCACCGGGTGCCCAAGGCCATGATCATCGCCTGGAACCAAGGCGACGCAGAGCAGGCCCGCAAGCTGTACCAGGAGGTGCAGGCACTGTCCAAGGACCTGCTGACCTTGGTGGAGGAAATGCAGCAGCTATTGCGGCGATAGCGTACCGGCGCCACCGGTGCTTCCGAGCCGGCCGCCGGGCAAGGCTGCCAAGGCCTCCTCGAATTCCGCCAGCACCTGGCTGAAGCGGCCCAGGGCGGCGTGGATCGGTTCCGGTGAGAGCAAATCCACGCCGGCCCGCTGCAGCAGCGGGATGGAATAATCGGAGCTGCCCGACTTAAGGAAATTGAGGTAGCGGTCCACCGCCTCGTCCCCTTGGGCCAGGATTTGCTCCACGATGGCCGTGGCCGCCGAAAAACCGACGGCGTACTTGTAAACGTAGAATCCGTAGTAAAAATGGGGTATCCAAGCCCAACCCAGAGCGCTTTCGGCATCCACATCCACCGCCGGCCCCCAGTAGCGCTGGGCCAGTTCACCGTACAGGGACGTCAAACCTTGCGCTGTTAG is a window from the Sphingobacteriaceae bacterium genome containing:
- a CDS encoding methyl-accepting chemotaxis protein, translated to VQKALHAFRRFGSVFAEVEQRIGDLNQRVNQVSSILDVIRRVADQTHLLSLNAAIEAARAGHESRGFAVVAAEVRRLSEHTHEALRDAVRTVEDIRKEATDVAAMAANVGSQVETETAHADAAENALRRIGEIIDESARELTEIADTTAAQTKAVESIAQAIASASASTHRVADSAETVAGAATQLQRQMAGARRNVMSMSLTYTDEDILELSKADHLHWTARLLNMLAGRDQLRPEQILPPEACRLGKLLAGVPAHIRQNPVHQRLTQVHNDIHRVPKAMIIAWNQGDAEQARKLYQEVQALSKDLLTLVEEMQQLLRR